One genomic segment of Occultella kanbiaonis includes these proteins:
- a CDS encoding arylsulfatase — MAKQFKGVVNIDVRDSVADWTPFRESAAPEGAPNVLLVLYDDTGLAAWSPYGGGINMPTMQKLADSGLTYTQWHTTALCSPTRSCLLTGRNHHQNGFAQIAEGAQGFPGHTGHIPMENATIGEVLRENGYNTYWVGKNHNVPIDEWAVGATRRNWPLARGFDRFYGFIGGETNNWYPTLAEDNHYVDQPSLPEDDYHLSKDLADKAISFIADSKTSAPDKPWYLWFCPGANHAPHHAPEEYIAKYAGQFDDGYEAYREWVLPRMVERGIVPQGTTLTDINPLPGEAAQPMDHVRPWETLNDDEKRLFARFAEVYAGFSEYTDAQVGRIIDYLEDTGQLDNTIVIYAADNGASGEGSPDGTVNENKFFNAYPEDLEQNLSMLDQLGSPETYNHYPTGWATAFSTPFKMFKRYTYQGGVADPLVISWPKGIAARGEVRNQYHHAVDIVPTLLECIGLEMPEQVLGYAQSPLPGVSMKYSFDADGPTEKVIQYYEMMGTRALWHQGWHVVAQRAPQQGGTAADLLNDTWELYHSDEDRSEVHDLAEEHPDKVQELVNLWYVEAGKYDVLPLDNRSIADLVRDMPVATIPEGGVYRYYPDTSPVPEFAAAEIRGRSFKILAEVNLEDDAEGVIVANGARFGGHALFVKDHKLWYANNFLGIPPEQQVVSPDNLTPGPHVLGVEFTKESHGEHGEAIGTATLYVDDLAVAKSEWKTQPGHFALCGEGLTVGRDSSDPVSKEYGAPNGFTGGTIRIVEINIGDDVYLDLERDFHAAMARD, encoded by the coding sequence GTGGCCAAGCAGTTCAAGGGTGTTGTCAACATCGATGTGCGGGACTCGGTGGCCGACTGGACGCCGTTCCGCGAATCGGCCGCGCCGGAGGGGGCGCCGAACGTGCTTCTCGTGCTCTACGACGACACGGGCCTCGCCGCGTGGTCGCCGTACGGCGGGGGAATCAACATGCCCACGATGCAGAAGCTGGCTGACAGCGGGCTCACCTACACCCAGTGGCACACCACGGCGCTGTGTTCGCCGACCCGGTCCTGCCTGTTGACGGGACGCAACCACCACCAGAACGGGTTCGCCCAGATCGCCGAGGGAGCGCAGGGTTTCCCTGGCCACACCGGCCATATCCCGATGGAGAACGCGACCATCGGCGAGGTGCTTCGCGAGAACGGCTACAACACCTACTGGGTGGGCAAGAACCACAACGTGCCGATCGACGAGTGGGCAGTGGGGGCCACCAGACGAAACTGGCCGCTGGCTCGCGGGTTCGACAGGTTCTACGGCTTCATCGGCGGCGAGACGAACAACTGGTACCCGACGCTGGCGGAGGACAACCACTACGTGGACCAGCCCTCACTGCCCGAGGACGACTACCACCTGTCGAAGGACCTCGCCGACAAGGCGATCTCGTTCATCGCCGACAGCAAGACGTCCGCACCCGACAAGCCGTGGTACCTCTGGTTCTGCCCGGGGGCCAACCATGCACCGCACCACGCGCCGGAGGAGTACATCGCCAAGTACGCCGGCCAGTTCGACGACGGCTACGAGGCCTACCGCGAGTGGGTGCTGCCACGGATGGTCGAGCGCGGCATCGTGCCCCAGGGCACCACGCTCACCGACATCAACCCGCTCCCGGGCGAGGCGGCGCAGCCCATGGACCACGTGCGGCCCTGGGAGACGCTCAACGACGACGAGAAGCGGCTCTTCGCACGGTTCGCCGAGGTCTACGCCGGCTTCTCCGAGTACACCGACGCCCAGGTTGGCCGGATCATCGACTACCTCGAGGACACCGGCCAGCTCGACAACACGATCGTCATCTACGCCGCGGACAACGGCGCCTCGGGCGAGGGCAGCCCGGACGGCACCGTCAACGAGAACAAGTTCTTCAACGCCTACCCCGAGGACCTCGAGCAGAACCTCTCGATGCTGGACCAGTTGGGCTCACCCGAGACCTACAACCACTACCCGACCGGCTGGGCGACCGCCTTCTCGACGCCGTTCAAGATGTTCAAGCGCTACACCTACCAGGGCGGTGTCGCCGACCCACTGGTGATCTCCTGGCCGAAGGGGATAGCCGCGAGGGGCGAGGTCCGCAACCAGTACCACCACGCCGTCGACATCGTGCCGACGCTCCTGGAGTGCATCGGGCTGGAGATGCCGGAGCAGGTGCTCGGCTACGCCCAGTCGCCGCTGCCGGGCGTCTCGATGAAATACAGCTTCGACGCGGACGGACCGACCGAGAAGGTCATCCAGTACTACGAGATGATGGGCACCCGCGCCCTGTGGCACCAGGGCTGGCACGTGGTCGCCCAGCGCGCACCCCAGCAGGGCGGGACGGCCGCCGACCTTCTCAACGACACCTGGGAGCTCTACCACTCCGATGAGGACCGGTCCGAGGTCCACGACCTCGCCGAGGAGCACCCCGACAAGGTCCAGGAGCTCGTCAACCTCTGGTACGTCGAGGCCGGCAAGTACGACGTGCTCCCACTCGACAACCGGTCGATCGCTGACCTGGTCAGGGACATGCCGGTCGCGACCATCCCCGAGGGCGGCGTCTACCGGTACTACCCCGACACCTCGCCCGTGCCGGAGTTCGCCGCTGCCGAGATCCGCGGCCGGTCGTTCAAGATCCTCGCCGAGGTCAACCTCGAGGACGACGCCGAGGGCGTGATCGTCGCCAACGGCGCTCGGTTCGGTGGCCACGCGCTCTTCGTCAAGGATCACAAGCTCTGGTACGCCAACAACTTCCTGGGCATCCCCCCGGAGCAGCAGGTGGTCTCGCCGGACAACCTCACCCCCGGGCCCCACGTGCTCGGCGTGGAGTTCACGAAGGAGAGCCACGGCGAACACGGGGAGGCGATCGGCACAGCCACGCTCTACGTCGACGACCTCGCCGTGGCCAAGAGCGAGTGGAAGACACAACCGGGCCACTTCGCTCTCTGCGGGGAGGGACTCACCGTCGGCCGAGACAGCTCCGACCCGGTCTCGAAGGAGTACGGCGCGCCGAACGGCTTCACCGGCGGGACGATCCGCATCGTCGAGATCAACATCGGCGACGACGTCTACCTCGACCTCGAGCGCGACTTCCACGCCGCGATGGCCCGCGACTGA
- the dgoD gene encoding galactonate dehydratase, with product MTDPRIVSVETFVLSTRLTLVRIETDDGLVGWGEPVLEGRAHSVARTVQELTPQLIGEPAHVERLWQRMVKEGFYRGGPSLGSAVAGVDQALWDLLGKRTGLPVHELLGGPVRDTLTIYAPCHGDTPEQLRERAAELVDAGYRLVKTAPGGPRERFENPAGIAAEVARMEALRDVLGDDRSFAIDFHGRLSAPSAKRLLAALEHTAPTFVEEPVAPQYQHELGRLTGSTTIPIATGERLYDRWQVAPVVGLGISLLQPDVSHCFGISEAMRIAAVASVHDVAIAPHCATGPLALASCVQVGFASHDVVFQECQLSVHDASVNPFLSIVDADSFRYADGALLRPTRPGLGVEVDEERVRAWAANPDDVPLVRWQQRDGNHAEW from the coding sequence GTGACCGACCCGAGGATCGTTTCGGTCGAGACCTTCGTCCTCTCCACCAGGCTCACCCTCGTGCGGATCGAGACCGACGACGGTCTCGTCGGGTGGGGCGAGCCGGTCCTCGAGGGGCGCGCGCACAGTGTCGCCCGGACCGTGCAGGAACTGACCCCGCAACTCATCGGCGAGCCCGCGCACGTGGAGCGGCTCTGGCAGCGGATGGTCAAGGAGGGCTTCTACCGCGGTGGACCCTCGCTCGGCTCCGCCGTCGCCGGGGTGGACCAGGCGCTCTGGGACCTGCTCGGCAAGCGCACCGGCCTACCGGTGCACGAGCTGCTCGGCGGCCCGGTGCGGGACACCCTCACCATCTACGCGCCCTGCCATGGCGACACACCCGAGCAGCTGCGCGAACGGGCCGCCGAACTGGTCGACGCCGGCTACCGGCTGGTCAAGACCGCCCCGGGAGGGCCGCGCGAACGGTTCGAGAACCCGGCCGGCATCGCCGCCGAGGTGGCTCGGATGGAGGCGCTGCGCGACGTCCTCGGGGACGACCGCAGCTTCGCGATCGACTTCCACGGGCGCCTGAGCGCGCCGTCGGCGAAGCGGCTGCTGGCCGCGCTGGAGCACACCGCGCCCACGTTCGTCGAGGAGCCGGTGGCGCCGCAGTACCAGCACGAACTGGGCCGGCTCACCGGCTCCACCACGATCCCGATCGCGACCGGTGAGCGACTCTACGACCGCTGGCAGGTGGCCCCGGTGGTGGGGCTGGGCATCTCGCTGCTGCAGCCGGACGTGTCCCACTGCTTCGGCATCTCCGAGGCGATGCGGATCGCCGCCGTGGCCTCCGTGCACGACGTCGCGATCGCACCGCACTGTGCGACCGGGCCGCTCGCGCTGGCCTCCTGCGTGCAGGTCGGGTTCGCCAGCCACGACGTGGTCTTCCAGGAGTGCCAGCTGAGCGTGCACGACGCGAGCGTGAACCCGTTCCTGTCGATCGTGGACGCCGATTCGTTCCGGTACGCCGACGGGGCGCTGCTGCGCCCGACCCGGCCCGGGCTCGGTGTGGAGGTCGACGAGGAGCGGGTGCGCGCCTGGGCGGCGAACCCCGACGACGTCCCGCTCGTGCGGTGGCAGCAGCGCGACGGCAACCATGCCGAGTGGTGA
- a CDS encoding GH92 family glycosyl hydrolase has translation MLDRAAPSHVVAGRPGVGLTSPVPWRARVPAGDGLHRLPLEHPLVGQVVPAGAELTWAVLPQGLPDGVADAADLPHLEDLWAGTAVAVDLVLSDGRRISELGTVDQYGAGISPDAQAVARRTWVDQWNLRRVGLDAAAGRTIAAVELVVRANPRRELVIHLDSVDVRPVPVLPREALDRVRTTRGTNSTGEFSRGNTAPLVGVPHGCLYALPMTDAGSRRWAYTWQAGRPGDPRPRLQALATSHLPSPWIGDRGVFQVMPTTGRSHERAERELAFDHATETDRPHVWAARLEGGIGVEVTAGPSVMAVRSTFAAGSDAAIVLDHLGTMRDVAIAAEAEAVVVTGLLVDDADQMRAPSPPHHVHVRVPATASHDLTVSGGHLTGLVPVAPDAPVTVLVGLSTLDAETAAAHVARVTSFDALADEAAQAWREVLGTVEFEGATDDQQIALASGLYRLGLFPTRQDEPTGDGGTCWRSVYGERMTPSLRAAELGDRPETGSGWYSATNGFWDTYRTAWPLLGLLTPTTAGLAAQGFVAHHLDSGWMPRWSAPSPADCMTGTTSDTVLADMIGYGVPGIDLRQAWASALTNASVPPSDPRVGRKGLHPGLFRGFVSTAVEEGMSWTLDAALNDWSAARIGRALVASLAPGRERAQVEAECEWLERRSLLYREVFDPDRGLFVGRDDDGGWRVPAAGFDPDEWGHDYTETNAWGTAVTVPHDGAGLAALHGGEDRLGALLDAILARPETGSVRKAGTYGGVIHEMTEARDCRMGMLALSNQPAHHIPFMYMHAGRHDDAHAVIADALDRLFVGSDLGQGFPGDEDNGEMSAWWILATIGLYPLVPASGTWVLTPPRVTRTVLRPTGGAEVEIVVTNPDAGGRFIRSVTIDGEAWHEISVPHAVLARGARIEYELAEEPCGWAGSSRPFSASAVHGFADPLRDVTDGARSTHPGLVDDLAAGPVPLEASTAVEIQLTEPTLLGDLMTVTLAETGDLGWTLSALGPDGWHDLDVRAEEPFTRTAQTRVFRTAGAAGEVTRLRFVPDRSTSLLQLEAFAR, from the coding sequence GTGCTTGATCGCGCCGCCCCGTCCCACGTCGTCGCCGGTCGCCCCGGCGTCGGGCTGACCAGCCCGGTCCCGTGGCGGGCCCGGGTGCCGGCCGGGGACGGCCTGCACCGGCTCCCGCTGGAGCACCCATTGGTGGGGCAGGTGGTCCCCGCCGGCGCCGAGCTCACCTGGGCGGTGCTCCCGCAGGGACTGCCCGACGGCGTCGCTGACGCCGCCGATCTGCCTCACCTCGAGGACCTGTGGGCCGGGACGGCGGTCGCCGTCGACCTCGTCCTCTCCGACGGGCGGCGCATCTCGGAGCTGGGGACCGTGGACCAGTACGGCGCCGGCATCAGCCCTGACGCGCAGGCGGTGGCGCGGCGGACCTGGGTGGACCAGTGGAACCTGCGCCGGGTCGGCCTGGACGCGGCGGCCGGGCGGACCATCGCCGCCGTCGAGCTCGTGGTGCGGGCGAACCCCCGGCGCGAGCTCGTGATCCATCTGGACTCGGTCGACGTCCGGCCCGTTCCCGTGCTGCCGCGGGAGGCCCTCGACCGCGTCCGCACGACTCGCGGCACGAACAGCACCGGCGAGTTCTCCCGGGGCAACACCGCGCCCCTGGTGGGAGTTCCGCACGGGTGCCTCTACGCGCTCCCGATGACCGATGCCGGCTCGCGCCGCTGGGCCTACACCTGGCAGGCCGGCCGCCCCGGCGACCCTCGGCCACGGCTGCAGGCGCTCGCCACCTCGCACCTGCCGAGCCCGTGGATCGGGGACCGGGGCGTCTTCCAGGTGATGCCGACGACCGGTCGCTCCCACGAGCGGGCCGAGCGTGAGCTGGCGTTCGACCATGCCACCGAGACCGACCGGCCGCACGTGTGGGCGGCTCGCCTCGAGGGCGGAATCGGCGTCGAGGTCACCGCGGGACCCTCGGTGATGGCCGTCCGGTCCACGTTCGCGGCCGGCAGCGACGCCGCGATCGTCCTGGACCACCTCGGCACGATGCGGGACGTGGCGATCGCCGCCGAGGCCGAGGCGGTCGTGGTCACCGGACTGCTGGTGGACGACGCCGACCAGATGCGCGCACCGTCCCCGCCACACCACGTGCACGTGCGGGTGCCGGCCACCGCGAGTCACGACCTGACCGTCTCCGGCGGGCACCTGACCGGTCTGGTGCCGGTTGCCCCCGATGCGCCCGTGACGGTGCTGGTGGGGCTCTCCACCCTCGACGCCGAGACGGCGGCGGCGCACGTGGCCCGGGTCACGAGCTTCGACGCCCTCGCCGACGAGGCCGCGCAGGCCTGGCGAGAGGTCCTCGGCACCGTGGAGTTCGAGGGCGCCACGGACGACCAGCAGATCGCGCTCGCCTCCGGGCTGTACCGGCTGGGCCTGTTCCCGACCCGGCAGGACGAGCCGACCGGCGACGGTGGCACCTGTTGGCGCAGCGTGTACGGCGAGCGGATGACACCGTCCCTGCGGGCGGCCGAGCTCGGCGACCGGCCGGAGACGGGCTCCGGCTGGTACAGCGCCACCAACGGTTTCTGGGACACCTACCGCACGGCGTGGCCGTTGCTCGGGCTGCTCACGCCGACGACGGCGGGACTCGCCGCCCAGGGGTTCGTGGCACATCACCTGGACTCGGGTTGGATGCCGCGCTGGAGCGCACCCTCGCCGGCCGACTGCATGACCGGCACCACGAGCGACACGGTGCTCGCCGACATGATCGGCTACGGCGTACCGGGGATCGACCTGCGCCAGGCATGGGCGAGCGCACTGACCAATGCCAGCGTTCCGCCGTCCGACCCGCGGGTCGGACGCAAGGGCCTGCACCCGGGTCTGTTCCGGGGGTTCGTGAGCACCGCCGTCGAGGAGGGGATGTCCTGGACCCTGGACGCGGCGCTGAACGACTGGTCGGCCGCACGGATCGGGCGGGCGCTCGTGGCGAGCCTGGCTCCGGGGCGCGAGCGCGCTCAGGTCGAGGCCGAGTGCGAATGGCTCGAGCGGCGCTCGCTGCTCTACCGCGAGGTGTTCGACCCGGACCGGGGACTGTTCGTGGGCCGCGACGACGACGGTGGCTGGCGGGTTCCGGCGGCCGGGTTCGACCCGGACGAGTGGGGGCACGACTACACCGAGACGAACGCGTGGGGCACGGCCGTGACGGTGCCGCACGACGGCGCCGGCCTCGCCGCGCTGCACGGCGGCGAGGACCGGCTCGGCGCACTCCTGGACGCGATCCTGGCCCGGCCGGAGACCGGCTCGGTCCGCAAGGCCGGCACCTACGGCGGCGTCATCCACGAGATGACCGAGGCGCGGGACTGCCGGATGGGGATGCTCGCGCTGTCGAACCAGCCCGCCCACCACATCCCGTTCATGTACATGCACGCCGGCCGGCACGATGACGCGCACGCCGTCATCGCCGACGCGCTGGACCGGCTGTTCGTCGGCTCCGACCTGGGGCAGGGGTTCCCGGGCGACGAGGACAACGGGGAGATGTCGGCCTGGTGGATCCTCGCCACGATCGGCCTCTACCCCCTGGTCCCGGCGTCCGGGACCTGGGTGCTGACCCCGCCGCGGGTGACCCGGACCGTGCTGCGTCCGACCGGGGGAGCGGAGGTCGAGATCGTGGTGACCAACCCCGACGCGGGCGGCCGGTTCATCCGGTCCGTCACCATCGACGGCGAGGCATGGCACGAGATCTCCGTCCCGCACGCCGTGCTCGCCCGCGGCGCCCGGATCGAGTACGAGCTCGCCGAGGAACCATGCGGCTGGGCCGGGTCCTCGCGCCCGTTCTCCGCCTCCGCCGTGCACGGCTTCGCCGACCCACTGCGCGACGTGACCGACGGCGCACGCAGCACCCACCCCGGCCTGGTCGACGACCTCGCGGCCGGACCGGTCCCACTCGAGGCGAGCACCGCCGTCGAGATCCAGCTCACCGAACCGACCCTCCTGGGTGACCTCATGACCGTCACGCTGGCCGAGACCGGCGACCTCGGCTGGACCCTGAGTGCGCTCGGCCCGGACGGCTGGCACGACCTCGACGTCCGCGCCGAGGAACCCTTCACCCGCACCGCGCAGACCCGCGTGTTCCGCACGGCGGGTGCGGCCGGAGAAGTGACCAGGCTCCGGTTCGTGCCGGATCGGTCGACGTCGCTGCTCCAGCTCGAGGCGTTCGCCCGATGA
- a CDS encoding LacI family DNA-binding transcriptional regulator, which translates to MSNLDVARAAGVSPTTVSHVLTGNRPVSEQAAARVRAAIDELGYRPHELARSLRTQRSLTLGLVVPDITNPFNMHIARGLQQAVLDQGYFVLVTDSAADAGSERALIDRLLTRVDAIAFSGHYDPADALGDVLARGMPVVWLGGWERAHEGFDTATTDDYGIGVHATEHLIGRGYRRIAFLATREESGPGHRRVQAYRDVCAAKGLPIEPSLVLHDEVTKEAGAEGVRTLMGLAEPPDAIIATNDIVALGALSELLREGIDVPGRVALMGVDDIDAASLTTPTLTSIPLNGLAQGRAIGRLLLERIAGTAAPTDIVFPAADVIQREST; encoded by the coding sequence GTGAGTAACCTCGACGTCGCTCGCGCGGCCGGGGTCAGCCCGACCACGGTCTCGCACGTCCTCACCGGCAACCGGCCGGTCTCGGAGCAGGCAGCCGCGCGCGTGCGCGCAGCCATCGACGAACTCGGCTACCGGCCGCATGAGCTGGCGAGAAGTCTGCGCACGCAGCGCTCCCTCACGCTCGGCCTGGTGGTGCCGGACATCACGAACCCGTTCAACATGCACATCGCCAGGGGGCTGCAGCAGGCGGTCCTGGACCAGGGCTACTTCGTCCTCGTCACCGACTCCGCCGCGGACGCCGGCTCCGAGCGAGCGCTGATCGACCGGCTCCTGACCCGGGTCGACGCGATCGCCTTCTCCGGCCACTACGACCCCGCCGACGCGCTCGGGGACGTCCTCGCCCGGGGCATGCCGGTGGTGTGGCTCGGCGGTTGGGAGCGGGCGCACGAGGGGTTCGACACCGCCACCACCGACGACTACGGCATCGGTGTGCACGCCACGGAGCATCTGATCGGGCGGGGCTATCGCCGGATCGCGTTCCTCGCGACCCGTGAGGAGTCGGGGCCCGGCCACCGCCGGGTGCAGGCCTACCGGGACGTGTGCGCCGCGAAGGGGCTGCCCATCGAGCCCAGCCTCGTGCTGCACGACGAGGTCACGAAGGAGGCCGGCGCCGAGGGCGTGCGGACCCTCATGGGCCTGGCCGAGCCGCCGGACGCGATCATCGCCACCAACGACATCGTCGCCCTCGGGGCGCTCTCGGAGCTGCTGCGCGAGGGCATCGACGTGCCGGGTCGGGTCGCCCTGATGGGGGTCGACGACATCGACGCCGCCTCACTCACCACGCCCACCCTGACCTCGATCCCACTCAACGGCCTGGCGCAGGGCCGGGCGATCGGACGCCTGCTGCTCGAGCGCATCGCGGGCACGGCTGCTCCGACCGACATCGTCTTTCCCGCGGCGGACGTCATCCAGCGCGAATCGACCTGA
- a CDS encoding response regulator → MTTVLLVDDQALLRMGFRLVIETEPDLEVVGEASDGLAALEQVAALAPDVVLMDIRMPGMDGIEATRRLTAEHPSTRVLVLTTFDVDELAFAALRSGASGFLLKNARPDELVEGIRTVAAGSSVIAPRVLRRMLDLFAAHLPADADATPADGELDPRLRELTPRELDVLGCVAEGLSNAEIAERFELSTTTVKTHVGRILAKLGVRDRVQAVIAAYQFGLVGRDRT, encoded by the coding sequence ATGACGACCGTGCTGCTCGTCGACGACCAGGCCCTGCTGCGGATGGGCTTTCGCCTCGTGATCGAGACCGAGCCCGACCTCGAGGTCGTCGGCGAGGCATCGGACGGCCTGGCTGCCCTTGAGCAGGTCGCGGCCCTCGCACCCGACGTCGTACTCATGGACATCCGCATGCCCGGCATGGACGGCATCGAGGCCACCCGGCGGCTCACCGCGGAGCACCCGTCGACGCGGGTGCTCGTGCTGACCACGTTCGACGTCGACGAGTTGGCGTTCGCGGCGCTGCGCTCGGGTGCCAGCGGCTTCCTGCTGAAGAACGCCCGGCCGGACGAACTCGTCGAGGGGATCCGCACCGTGGCGGCGGGGAGCTCGGTCATCGCCCCGCGGGTGCTGCGTCGCATGCTCGACCTGTTCGCCGCGCACCTGCCGGCCGACGCCGACGCGACGCCTGCCGACGGCGAACTCGATCCACGCCTACGCGAACTCACCCCACGCGAGCTCGACGTGCTGGGCTGCGTGGCGGAAGGACTGTCCAACGCCGAGATCGCCGAGCGGTTCGAGCTGTCGACCACCACGGTGAAGACACACGTCGGACGGATCCTGGCCAAGCTCGGCGTTCGTGACCGGGTGCAGGCCGTGATCGCGGCCTACCAGTTCGGCCTGGTGGGCCGGGACCGGACGTGA
- a CDS encoding sensor histidine kinase has translation MRTSRVDPGSERARAAGSAPLTETQVQRRGPVGRLFAAHPRIADVCLVGSVLLLGIVTALLVALTIQGATGLGMYLPDAPTAWLVPAGTFAGALLGAALLIARRARPLTVTVALTILAVVSLVTVGVLGVLGVCLACALHNVALTHSARTTWLTCAGVFVTVGLALLWWQDIGLAEILLWSDPIAMPAGDPIRQLTEPPYSPGRRSASIFLLLALLLLGVATGSSARARRAHAQGLVERYEAMARDRDNSAALARASERARIAREMHDVVAHSVSVMVALSDGAGAALDRAPDSSREALRELSSTGRAALSDMQRVLGALDPDSTGADGSADRPAPVETDLATAVERFRVAGLPVSATGLDSPLPEDTSLRLAVVRIVTESLTNVLRHAPGASSVRVSVRRSGSAVEVEVLDSGGTRPGTGGGTGRGIVGIRERVALLEGRADVGPLPDGGWRVHVVLPWNQADEVTR, from the coding sequence GTGAGGACGTCGCGGGTCGACCCAGGCTCCGAGCGTGCGCGGGCAGCGGGCTCAGCACCGCTGACCGAGACGCAGGTCCAGCGGCGCGGGCCGGTCGGGCGCCTGTTCGCCGCGCACCCCCGGATCGCCGATGTCTGCCTCGTCGGGTCCGTGCTCCTGCTCGGGATCGTCACCGCGCTGCTGGTGGCGCTGACCATCCAGGGGGCGACCGGCCTGGGCATGTACCTGCCGGATGCGCCCACGGCCTGGCTGGTCCCGGCGGGCACGTTCGCCGGTGCCCTTCTCGGCGCCGCACTCCTGATCGCCCGGCGAGCGCGGCCGCTGACCGTCACGGTGGCGCTGACCATCCTGGCCGTGGTCTCGCTCGTCACGGTCGGTGTCCTGGGAGTCCTTGGCGTGTGCCTGGCGTGCGCGCTCCACAACGTCGCGCTGACCCACTCGGCCCGAACCACCTGGCTCACGTGCGCGGGCGTATTCGTCACGGTCGGCCTCGCGCTGCTGTGGTGGCAGGACATCGGCCTGGCCGAGATCCTCCTCTGGAGCGATCCGATCGCGATGCCGGCAGGCGACCCGATCCGTCAGCTCACCGAGCCGCCGTACTCGCCGGGCCGTCGGTCGGCGTCCATCTTCCTCCTGCTCGCGCTCCTGCTGCTGGGGGTGGCGACCGGCTCGTCGGCGCGGGCGCGTCGCGCGCACGCCCAGGGCCTGGTCGAGCGGTACGAGGCGATGGCCCGGGACCGGGACAACAGCGCCGCGCTCGCCCGCGCCTCCGAGCGTGCCCGCATCGCACGGGAGATGCACGACGTGGTCGCGCACAGCGTCTCGGTGATGGTCGCGTTGTCCGACGGTGCCGGCGCCGCCCTGGACCGTGCCCCGGACAGTTCGCGTGAGGCCCTGCGTGAGCTCTCGAGCACCGGCCGTGCGGCGCTGTCGGACATGCAGCGCGTCCTCGGCGCACTCGACCCCGACAGCACCGGCGCCGACGGCAGCGCCGACCGGCCGGCCCCCGTCGAGACCGACCTGGCCACCGCCGTCGAACGCTTCCGCGTGGCCGGGCTGCCCGTGAGCGCGACCGGTCTCGACAGCCCGCTGCCCGAGGACACGTCGTTGCGGCTGGCGGTGGTGCGCATCGTCACCGAGAGCCTGACGAACGTGCTCCGGCACGCCCCGGGCGCCTCGTCGGTCCGGGTCTCGGTCCGGCGCAGCGGCTCCGCGGTCGAGGTGGAGGTGCTCGACTCCGGCGGCACCCGGCCGGGCACCGGCGGTGGGACCGGCCGGGGCATCGTCGGCATCCGCGAGCGCGTCGCGCTCCTCGAGGGTCGGGCCGACGTCGGCCCGCTGCCGGACGGCGGATGGCGTGTGCACGTCGTCCTGCCGTGGAACCAGGCCGACGAGGTCACCCGATGA
- a CDS encoding ABC transporter permease subunit, which translates to MSAPAASSSTPVAARGGAAGRGVTFTRVVASEWTKLTSLRSSFLLAAVTVAVSWALTYVSANASSVDPGFDPLGSLTSGLVLAPLGLMILGVLIGTGEFSTGTFRSTFTAVPRRLPVLAAQVVVTAAFALVVAVLAVGAAVLGIVPAAGSRGLTVDLTGDGPVPVLAGMTLYLVGMALFGLAVGALLRRSARAVVTAVTVTLVLPIVLMLASDLSTDPMAPAESGPPPAEAVVNTIVTLLPSGAGSLLTTPDISGIDGAPDLGPWGGGAVLGAWILVPLAGAAVRLRARDVT; encoded by the coding sequence TCGCCTCGGAGTGGACCAAACTGACCAGTCTGAGGTCCTCCTTCCTGCTCGCGGCCGTCACGGTCGCCGTCTCCTGGGCCCTCACCTACGTGTCGGCGAACGCGTCATCGGTGGACCCGGGATTCGACCCGCTCGGCTCCCTCACCTCCGGCCTGGTGCTCGCCCCGCTCGGGCTCATGATCCTTGGGGTCCTCATCGGGACGGGAGAGTTCAGCACCGGCACCTTCCGCTCGACGTTCACGGCGGTCCCCCGGCGGCTGCCCGTCCTCGCCGCGCAGGTCGTGGTCACGGCAGCGTTCGCACTCGTCGTCGCCGTCCTCGCCGTCGGCGCCGCCGTGCTCGGGATCGTGCCAGCCGCCGGTTCGCGAGGGCTCACCGTGGACCTGACGGGTGACGGGCCGGTGCCGGTCCTCGCCGGGATGACGCTCTACCTCGTCGGAATGGCGCTGTTCGGACTGGCCGTCGGGGCGCTCCTGCGCCGCTCGGCCCGCGCCGTCGTCACCGCCGTCACCGTGACCCTGGTGCTGCCGATCGTGCTGATGCTCGCCTCCGACCTCTCGACCGACCCGATGGCCCCGGCCGAGTCGGGCCCCCCACCTGCCGAAGCCGTGGTCAACACCATCGTCACGCTGCTACCCAGCGGCGCGGGATCGCTCCTGACCACGCCGGACATCAGCGGTATCGACGGCGCTCCGGACCTGGGTCCGTGGGGCGGGGGTGCCGTCCTCGGCGCCTGGATCCTGGTCCCGCTCGCCGGGGCCGCGGTCAGGCTGCGCGCCCGGGATGTGACCTGA